CCGTGCCACCCAGTTCGCGACGAACGAGTCAGGCCCGAGGGAATCAAGAAAATCCATCCATTCACTTTCATGTTGATTCAGTAGGCGGTTCATCGAGGCAAGGACAGTGTCTTGCGGGACTCCACGAGATCGACTGAGCTGCGCGACGGTCAGGTCAATCGTTCCCTTGTTCATGGGCGACTTCTGAAGCGTTGCCAGATGGTCAAGATGCAGCGCACCCGCGATGGCGTACTCGCGTTGAGCCTTCGTGATGTGCTCAAAGGCGGCACTCGCACCGCCTTCGAAGGTCGGCGCCGAGAGGTCTTCCCAGACGTAGGTTTCCTTTGCTTCGGCAAGACCGGCGGCGTGAACGCTGAGCCGACGCAGCATGCAGGCCGCACAGATGCCGCACTGGCGTTTTTGTCTGGCAACCGACGAATGCCGGTTCTGCTGCCAGCATGACCACGTCTTGTTCCACGAAGCGCCGTCGGCGCACTCCTTGGCAAAGGCCGCGAGCGTTTCTCCCTTGGTGTTCCAGAGCCGGGGAAAGTCGAAGCGGACGCGGTGCCCGAACAAGGCATGGAGGAAAGTCTCCATCCTGTCCGTGAAGAGCGGGTAGGAGCGGTAGTCCTCGTAACCCTTTCCCACCGCGACCAGCACAGGCCCGATAGACCCCTGACCGCTCTCCGTCACGATGATGCGCTCGGCCTTGATCATGTAGGCGGCAATGCCACTGATCGTCGCGAATTTGAAGCCGCGCGAGCGCGCGCTCGATTCGACGAATTCGCCCGCCTTCGGCTTGACCCGGTAGGGAATGGAGGTGAATGGCTGCTTCTTCCCAGACGGCTCCACAACAGGCAGAAACTCTTTCCTGCCAAGCCGCACGCGCATCAGTCCATCACCCAGCTCACGATGCATCAGCCCCGCGACCGCCCGCGAATCGAGACCCTC
The genomic region above belongs to Ideonella sp. WA131b and contains:
- a CDS encoding 7-cyano-7-deazaguanine synthase: MKREDHEPSAPSLRVDVVEAGVRARRGCRPCEIGADLAFSTCHLESYCLAQWEPVIFDALVVAAAVEFCDRIQRRQTQHWGRNIELRIPVHDPDCWKTPPVSDSLKDALDFLTGDCWEISFTPRKSPAYVPQQFAFEMPGNARAVIPFSEGLDSRAVAGLMHRELGDGLMRVRLGRKEFLPVVEPSGKKQPFTSIPYRVKPKAGEFVESSARSRGFKFATISGIAAYMIKAERIIVTESGQGSIGPVLVAVGKGYEDYRSYPLFTDRMETFLHALFGHRVRFDFPRLWNTKGETLAAFAKECADGASWNKTWSCWQQNRHSSVARQKRQCGICAACMLRRLSVHAAGLAEAKETYVWEDLSAPTFEGGASAAFEHITKAQREYAIAGALHLDHLATLQKSPMNKGTIDLTVAQLSRSRGVPQDTVLASMNRLLNQHESEWMDFLDSLGPDSFVANWVARS